The Pseudorca crassidens isolate mPseCra1 chromosome 3, mPseCra1.hap1, whole genome shotgun sequence genome includes the window cctcaagtccatggaAATGGGATCCCAAATCCAacagtatttctcaaactctAAGTTTGAAAACTCTAGCAGGCCACTTCTCATGAGTAGTCTCTGGCTTCTGCATGTTGTTAAAATGCAGTGGGTCCGTTCATAGAGTTATGAAGATGAGATCACTCCAGACATTGCCTTCTCCAGCTTCGTCATCCCATCCGTGAAGGTGGAGGCCAAAGGCTCTGCCCCAACTGCTGATCATTCGATGCACTGTGTCACTCCAGGAGAAAGTGGAAACGCAGAGGCAACGCTTCAGGTTGGAGTTTGAAAAGTATCGTGGCTTACTAGCCCTGGAGGAGCAACTGCAGCTTAGAAGACTGGAGGAGGAGGAACGAGCCACCCTGCAGAGACTGCGGGAGAGCAAGAACCGGCTGGTTCAGCAGAGCAGAGCCTTGAAGGATCTGGCAGAGGAGCTGGAGGAGAGGTGCCAGCGCCCAGCCCTGGGTCtgctggaggtggggctgggtgcctgggaggggagggatgggtagACTTGAGAACAAGGGGACAAATAGCAGCTTTCAGAGACAAAGAGCTTAAGCATTTATGATCTTTAGGGAAAGGGCACCCTAGAATTTACTTGGAAAGCATCTTAATTCTTAATCCTAGCATCAGAATCTGAAGGGACCCTAGAGAATCATATAAAATAGTTCATACTAAAGacaaaacttaaatatttttaaaactaaaatcaatTTAATGATTTACATATGATTAAACAGAAAAAGGACAATCTATAACCTCAAAATCGGTCAATGATGATATTGCTATATTTCAGTGATGGCCAATCCAAAAAAGTCTTATTAACCCATTTAAATGTCAATAGCCAAAAGTAtgagtaatattttaaattgtccACCTTGAAATTCGCACGTTAATTTTTAAGACAAATGCTAATTTTCTAGCCCATATTGCATGACTATTCCAGGTGTGGTAGGGAGAAATTGCCTGGGCTCCATGCAGCTTGCCCACGCTATATTTGAGATTATAGAACAAAGAGACAAATAAcagggaaaaggaaatatttccttttaatccTCCTTGAAGGCATTAAATCCCAAGTGAATTGAGAAAGTCATCGTTGTTGCTGGATGCATGCTATCATGATAGAACTCACTGCAATGGAAATTTTCTGGGCACGCTTCATTGTATCTCATCCCCAGTGCCTCATTTAGGGATTTCTGAACTAAGTAATTCCTATCCTCATGTAAGTACTGTGATAAATAGCACTGGTTACAGAGTGGGGGGGGTCATTAAATGAATGcatttacaaaacatttttatttaatttgtccCATTTTGTCttcaatatatctatatatcagtAAAACTTGTGTTGTTGTTAttagtattgttattattatttttattagtattgCTATGCCCACTTCCTAGTGAGCAAACTGTCAGAAAGGAAtaaattttctgaatttcagACAGTAAATAAACACAAGAACTCTGGCATTTTCAATAATATTCATTGTCTCATCTTACCATATCTGAAAACACAATGTCTATAAAGTTACCGTTTATTAGCActgaagaaatgttaaaatgtctTATAAATCTTAGGGGGAATATATTCTCAAataatttagtttcatttttataccctcttttccctttctttctcagtACCAGTAAGCTATATTTCACTCACAATGGCCAAAAACAAGGCCTGTCATTCTGATGAAAAGTAAAGCTAATCATTTCCCTGTTTTTATGCGCTGTCAAAATTAATCTGACAGGTAGCTATTTTTTAAAGGGAGAGGGGAAATGCAATGCAGGTGATTTATTTAATAATCTACTTTGAGATAAAATGTTGCTAGATATTAATGACTTCTATTTTTATCCACTTAGGTCATTTAGATATGGTATGTTGGTTCAAAGAATGAGGAATTTAGGGTTTTCTTAAAAGGACATTGAGAGCAACATTTTATGTCTAACCTTTCACTGTTACTCAAATAAATTCTGAAGATACTTAGAATCTGTTTTTACCCTAATTGCATTCACAGAATGTAACTCTTTACTAAAATATTGAAATGTCAGAATTATCAATTCAGAAAATAGTTAAACCAATAGATATTATAGGAATTAACCTAAACTTTGTGtggtctgattttattttaatagaggCAAActgattatattattttaaattcatgagAAAACTCAACAACAGCCTGTTTTTAGCTTTTATTGAGAGTCATGTTTCTTATAGTTTTACCTTAATAGTTAATGATTTCCAATAATTCCTAAAAAGATGTTCATGGTGTGTCCCCAGTCTGTCAAAAGCAGTTCAGAGGTCTAACTCACACCTACttgtttctctttcactttcagGGTGTGGGAGGAGCCTTGAGCCGGTATGTTTACTTTCTGAATCAAAGAATGGGttgggagaggctggggaggtTGGTGGATAACCCTACTGAGAACTGTGGGTTCTGCGCTCTTCTCAGAAGTAAGAGTGTCACACGGCTGGATCTGGAGACCATCCCCATGGAGCTGAAGACAATGTGTCGCATCCCTGGGATGAGGGAAATGTTGAGAAAGTTCCAAGGTAGGCTGCATTTTAGCGCTCGAGGAACTATGACACCTGGCATTTGGCTCTTAATTGCAATTTGTTACTGTACCAGTCAGGCTATAGTAACAAACAGGACCCAAAGTTTAGTGGCTAAAATCAGAAAGGTTTTATTTCGAGATCATGTTTTAGGTTGATTACTAGATTGTGGAGGCTTTAATTTCACATAATCTCACTCTGGGGACCCGTGCAGACAGAGCCCCACCTCCTTCCTGTTGCTGGTAGCCATGGAAAAGGGCAAGATTATGATGAATCATGCACTACTCCGAAGTGGCACACAGGGCTTTCCTGAGGATTTTATTGATAGAAGTGAGTCACACGTTTATGCCAAACTataagggaggaagggagagagcacCGTgctcagaataaaaaaaaaagagtgttgagATACTTCTGAATAGTCTGAAAGAATATCAGAGTCACTGACACCCATATAAGCTACATTTGGTTAGAATGGTGGGCTTGAAAGTGATATTAGCTGTGATATAAGTAACATTACTTCTAATCAATCTCCATTTCCTTGTTTATAAAATGCTAAAAAATTGTATTGTTTGGAGGACAAAatgaaacatttgaaaacaaaaaatcatcAATATATGAAAGCATTGCAGTGTATCAAATAATATAAGGTttggattattttattatctGGCAATTTGATGAATTTCTTAAATTAGATAGTtaataaagccaaaaatattcaGTCAATTATATTTAAGTACTCTCTGTAGGCTCTGTGGTGTTATAATTAGTTTGTTTGATCCtattatgttgttttttaaaacagtaacGGTTcaatacttttaatttcttttttatattcaatTTATACCAGGTAATGAAAACAGACAGTGGCTAAATAGTGGCTTTATTACTTACAGGGAAACCACTTTGTCCCATGATGAGAAAACCCATCTTATCAGTCCTgttcaatgatttaatcaatgtTCTGATGGGCAAAGTAATATGTACTAACTGCATGAAATGTTGCAAGTTACTACACTCTCATAATCAGTGTCTCCATATTCCCACTTATTTTTACTGAATTAACAAATCAATTCCACAAATATTGTGTATTTTATGACAGCAACTCTTCTAAACATTAGAATATAAAATTGAACAATAACATCAACTTACAAATCTACAGCTTCATGTTGCATATATTTGCTTAAATTATGCAAAATACACAGAATGTTAGAAGATGATACAgaatattgaaaaaaagaataaattaagggTGGCTGGAAGTTCTGGGGTTAGGGCATCTAATTTGGAATTTGATCATCGAGGAAAGCATTCCAGGCATCAGAAATGAGTGCCAAGGCCTGAGATGGAAATATGGAAGATGCATTCCAGGAGCTATGAGGAGTTCTGTGCGGCTGTGGTGGAGTGAGTGAGGGGAGAGCTGGGGAGGCCAAGAAAAGTCCAAGTAGCACAGGACCCAACAGGCAGGCCACTGTGAGCAATGCTTTACCTCCAAGTGAAATAGAACATCAGTTAAAAGCTGTAAATGGAGGAATAGGATGATTGGATTACTGTTTTGTGGCGATCACTCTGTGTGCTTTATTGAGAATAAATTACAGAGGGGAAGTCTTGATGTGGGAAAGCCAGTTAGGATCCGTTGTAATAATCCAATCAGAGACGATTGTCCATTGGACAAGGGTAGTAGTACTGGAGGTGCAGAGAAATGGACAGAATCTTGGTATTTTGAAGGCAAAGCTGGCAAGATCTGCTGTTGGATTAGATATGAGGtgtcagagaaggagaaaagtcATGAATGATTCCAAGGTTTAAATCTCCAGAATTGGGTAATGAAATTGCTGTTTACATTGACAGGTAAAGCTGCAGGTGAGGCAGAAAAAGGGAAATGGGTTTTAGACACATCAATGCTGTGATGAATGTTAAATATCCAAATGTTGATGTCAGGTACACAGATGAATTTACAAATATGGAGTTCCAGGAGAAAAGTCTAggctagatatatatatatttggaattaGTAAGCATATGAATGGAATTTAATGAATGCAATGTGCCTGCCAGCCCCAGAACACATCAGAAGTGATCTGAGAAAGAGGCAAGAGGTCCCAATCCTGAGACCATTGGCTTCTCGAATAGCAGTGatggaggagaagaggagaaaacagcaaaggagaccaagaAGGGGAGGCcagtggagagggagggaaagcatGATGACTGGTGTCTTTGGGAAAGAGAAGTGAAGTTTCCCAGGACAAAAGGATTCTCAACAGTGTTGAGTGCTACAGAAAAGTCATTTAAGGTGAACTTTAAGGACTGATCATTTATCAATGCATGGGGCACTGGGAAGAAGGAGTAGTTTGCTTAAGGTATTATTCTATCTTGGTGAGCAACTGAGTTTAAGAAAGAAGAGGTAGGGAGAGGAACTGGAGATAGATGTATTAACAACTATTTCACAGATATGTTTTCTTATAAATGGAGCAAATAAGTGTGCTGGAGTGGGAATGATGCATGATGACATGAAATCTGTTAAATAGGCCTAACACAATTCTACAGAGACCCACTTTTCAATTCCCATTATTTATGACAGGAAAATCATATAATTTGGGAAAATCACATAATCTCTTGGGCTCTGAGTCTCCTCATCTACAATATGAGGATGATAGTGGCACCCTTGAGGGTGGGGTTCCATGGGATAGTATAGATGATGTACTACTTATGTGACCCATTCAGGTTTGAGCATCAATAAAAGATGGTTAGAAGTGGTTTAGAGACAAATAAGAATAACAGTCAGCATATTAGTATTTGTTAttagtatattaaaaattaaaatatgattaatGAAATTTACTAATTTTGaatgtttaccaaaaaaaaagacactgaatatTTTACATCCTCCCTTCTTCACTGAGGTCATttcatttgtagatgtatttattaattatatgtacaaataaaatttcatatcAATCTCACTGGGACTTCACAGTATCAGtagtagttttctattgctgcatagcaaattaccacaaacttagctaCCAAAACCACATCCATTTATTGGCTCACAGTTCTTCAGATCAGATAATCACATGGGATCAGCTGGCATCTCTGCTTAAGATTTCATAAGatcagaaatcaaggtgttgaccaGGCTGGCCTTCTCTAAAGGATCCAGGGAAGAGTCCACTTGCAAGCttattcagtttgttgatgtAAAGCAGTTCCTTGCAGTTGTGGGACTGAGATTTCTATCTCCTTGCTGGTTATCAGTTGGGGGTCACTCACCCTTCTCCTCAGCTGTGGCCCACTCCATCTTCAAAGGCAGCAATGACACATCAAATCCAAATCTCTCTGATTTTCACTTCTGGTGGCAGCCTGATAGCCAAAGAAACCTCTCTGATTTTAAAAGGTGGTTTTATTAGACCCACTCAGATAACCTCCCTCTTGTCACATAATATAACAGAATCATGAGAGTACCACCAGGGTCTGAAGGTCATGAGGCTCATCTTAGAATTCTTCCCACCATAGTAACATAGCTTTGAAAGTGGTGGATTTTATACCAATGAATTTTTCCTATAGgctttgaggagaaaaaaaaatcccaagggagctgtaaattttattttaaatgcagatCTTCCAAAGAGCACCAAAGATCTTCCAAAGTGCTCTGGATagagataaaaggaatctaaatggTCATGCACATGGTTTGTCTTATCATCAATGGTTATGTTTGAACTGGGGCAGTAACGAGTCCTGGATTATGCAGACATAGCAGTGGAATACACTCAAAAGCAATGAAGCATATACTCATCGACCTGCAAGGtgaaatacatattttgttatcTCTAGGAGTTATTAGAGGGAGAGTGAGGAATGGTGTGACAGTTCTCAATATCATGGCTTCCTAAGTTTTCACcagtcttttctgttcttttacatGTTCCACAAAATTCTTTCTGCAGTTGACATAAAACTGGATCCTGCCACAGCACATCCTAGCCTCCTCTTGACTGCTGACCTGCGCAGTGTGCAGGATGGAGAACTATGGAGGGATGTCCCCAACAACCCTGAGCGATTTGACACATGGCCTTGTATCCTGGGTTTGCAGAACTTCTCATCAGGGAGGCATTACTGGGAAGTCATGGTGGGAGAAAGAGCAGAATGGGGGTTAGGTGTCTGTCAAGACACAGTGTCAAGAAAGGGGGAAACCACACCATCTCCTGAGAACGGGGTCTGGGCCATGTGGCTACTGAAAGGGAGTGAGTACATGGTCCTTGCCTCTCCATCAGTTCCTGTCCTCCACCTGGAACGGCCTCGCTGCATTGGGATTTTCTTGGACTATGAAGCAGGTGAAATCTCCTTTTACAACATCACACATGGGTCTTATATTTACACGTTCAATCACCTTTTCTCTGGTTTTCTTCgaccttattttttcatttgtgacACGACTCCTCTTATCTTACCACCTATGACAGAAGTGGAGTTAGAAAATTGGGCATCCAGGGGTCATTTTCACCCTGCTTCTAACATTAGAGACGATCCTTCCTAAAATTCTGTTGCTAAGATACACCCCAAGCCTAGCAAAGTTTCCTGGAGTAGAATGGAGGGTATACGTATGTGAAGGCTCAACAGATGTCCCCATTTAGGTCAGCACCTCATTCCTTGTCACTATGGACATTTTCCCATAggggcaaaagagaaaatataaaatatttgtgtttgGACAAGGATTGTATAGAATAGTAATTTTAGAAATGGAGCAGTCTTACCACTCCTTTCCCAAATGGCTCCACATACTTTCTTGATGTGTTTTCTTCAAATGAATGGACCTCATATTAAACAAAGAtatctatacatttattttaatgtctcaTTCCTTTTAATATCTCTTCATTCCAATCTTCCATATATTAAGAATTAGAAATGGCAATTCTTAAATTGGTTCAGAACAGTCCAATATTGTTCTAGCATCAGCTCCGTAATTCTTTTTCTGCCtccttattttccttctcttattctctcctctttctctgtctctctttctctgcatctttctgtctctgtctctctcacttttgCTCTTTattgcttctttcttcttttcttgctttataCCTCTTATTGTTTAACCTTCCATTTCCTTCTAGATTAATATATTCAGAACCATCCCTTTTTATATTCATGATTCCTATGACTATTCAATTACCCTTTAAATCCTCTTCACTCAGGGGTCAATTTTTGAGAAT containing:
- the TRIM58 gene encoding E3 ubiquitin-protein ligase TRIM58 — encoded protein: MASGGPGERLCEEARCPVCLDFLQKPVSVDCGHSFCLRCISEFCEKSDSAQRGLYACPQCRGPFRLESFRPNRQLASLVDSVRQLGLGAGPSGARLCVRHGEELSRFCEEDQEALCWVCDTTPEHRSHRTTPLQEAARCYQVKLQMAQEHVRKEMEEALTQEASVGRKTVIWKEKVETQRQRFRLEFEKYRGLLALEEQLQLRRLEEEERATLQRLRESKNRLVQQSRALKDLAEELEERCQRPALGLLEGVGGALSRSKSVTRLDLETIPMELKTMCRIPGMREMLRKFQVDIKLDPATAHPSLLLTADLRSVQDGELWRDVPNNPERFDTWPCILGLQNFSSGRHYWEVMVGERAEWGLGVCQDTVSRKGETTPSPENGVWAMWLLKGSEYMVLASPSVPVLHLERPRCIGIFLDYEAGEISFYNITHGSYIYTFNHLFSGFLRPYFFICDTTPLILPPMTEVELENWASRGHFHPASNIRDDPS